One window of the Rhizorhabdus dicambivorans genome contains the following:
- a CDS encoding outer membrane protein, whose product MRNLLPTTAAIGLAVLGASAASAQDSAAAWTGFYVGGQLGYGWQPKDGDEIVNFDRNLDGNFGDAFVNFQPNALGRGGMCGGAPTSAVPSTGCTKDNDSTNWKIHAGYDYGFSLGESGTWVVGAVVEYGKSYLYDNVTAFSTTPAVYKMQATLKSDGAIRARGGYAFDTGTLIYATGGAAFGKITNTFSTSNTVNANSVTDPKKNAWGWVYGGGIEQQVGKFSIGTLYTFTALKNNDSLVRLGPPFVANPANPFIAQNAGGVDFKRSFSKFAFHSIRAVASYRF is encoded by the coding sequence ATGCGAAACCTCCTCCCCACCACCGCGGCCATCGGCCTCGCGGTCCTCGGCGCCAGCGCTGCCTCGGCGCAGGACAGCGCCGCGGCTTGGACCGGCTTCTATGTCGGCGGCCAGCTCGGCTATGGCTGGCAGCCGAAGGACGGCGACGAAATCGTCAATTTCGACCGCAATCTGGACGGCAATTTCGGCGACGCCTTCGTCAACTTCCAGCCGAACGCGCTCGGCCGCGGCGGCATGTGCGGCGGTGCGCCGACTTCGGCGGTTCCGAGCACCGGCTGCACCAAGGACAATGACTCGACCAACTGGAAGATTCACGCGGGCTACGACTATGGCTTCAGCCTGGGCGAATCCGGCACCTGGGTCGTCGGCGCGGTCGTCGAATATGGCAAGTCGTACCTGTACGACAACGTCACCGCCTTCAGCACCACGCCCGCCGTCTACAAGATGCAGGCGACCCTGAAGAGCGACGGCGCGATCCGTGCGCGCGGCGGCTATGCCTTCGACACCGGCACGCTGATCTACGCCACGGGCGGCGCCGCCTTCGGCAAGATCACCAACACCTTCTCGACCTCGAACACGGTCAACGCCAATTCGGTGACCGACCCCAAGAAGAACGCCTGGGGCTGGGTCTATGGTGGCGGTATCGAGCAGCAGGTCGGCAAGTTCTCGATCGGTACGCTCTACACCTTCACCGCGCTGAAGAACAACGACAGCCTGGTCCGCCTCGGCCCGCCGTTCGTGGCCAATCCGGCCAACCCGTTCATCGCGCAGAACGCTGGAGGCGTCGACTTCAAGCGGAGCTTCAGCAAGTTCGCCTTCCACTCGATCCGCGCGGTGGCCAGCTACCGCTTCTGA
- a CDS encoding Do family serine endopeptidase: MRYAYAITAALLAGGATATLTMQQPVGAQVAQNAPGSINAEAPRPGAPMSFADLAAKLQPAVVNISTTQKIQVRSGGNAFSGTPFEELFRRFGGGGGGNENGRPITREATSLGSGFIISPDGYVVTNNHVISASPEGGSGAVVSSITVTLPDRKEYKATIVGRDQTSDLALLKIDAKNLPFVQFGDSTRTRVGDWVVAIGNPFGLGGTVTAGIVSALHRSIGINGPYDRYIQTDASINQGNSGGPMFDLQGNVIGINTAIFSPTGGNVGIGFAIPAEEAKPIIDQLRTGERIKRGYLGVGIQPMTQDIASSLGLPKDRGEIVARVEPGEAAARAGIRQGDVIVKVNGQDVTPDNTLSYIVGKTAVGSRLPIELIREGQRKTVTVTLGERPPEDQLANSGDGDEDQDDGAGSAPIAPDQATRNAIGLGFQTLTPDLARRLGVAATLRGVVVSYVDPSSDAAANGFQPRDIILQINNVPVATVQAAAAQIAAAQKAKRPTALLFVQRGNNPPRYVGVQLKN, from the coding sequence GTGCGTTATGCCTATGCGATCACCGCGGCCTTGCTGGCGGGTGGTGCCACCGCAACTCTGACGATGCAGCAGCCGGTCGGCGCGCAGGTCGCGCAGAATGCCCCGGGCTCGATCAACGCCGAGGCTCCGCGCCCCGGCGCGCCGATGAGCTTCGCCGATCTTGCGGCCAAGCTGCAACCGGCGGTGGTCAACATATCGACCACCCAGAAAATCCAGGTGCGCAGCGGCGGCAACGCTTTCTCCGGTACTCCGTTCGAAGAACTGTTCCGTCGCTTCGGCGGCGGTGGCGGTGGCAATGAGAATGGCAGGCCGATCACCCGCGAGGCGACCTCGCTCGGTTCCGGTTTCATCATCTCGCCCGACGGCTATGTCGTGACCAACAATCACGTCATCTCGGCCTCGCCGGAAGGCGGCAGCGGGGCGGTGGTCAGCTCGATCACGGTCACGCTCCCCGACCGCAAGGAGTATAAGGCGACGATCGTCGGCCGCGACCAGACCTCGGATCTGGCGCTGCTCAAGATCGATGCGAAGAACCTGCCCTTCGTCCAGTTCGGCGATTCCACGCGCACCCGCGTGGGCGACTGGGTAGTGGCGATCGGCAATCCCTTCGGGCTCGGCGGCACCGTGACCGCGGGCATCGTCTCGGCGCTGCATCGCTCGATCGGCATCAACGGCCCCTATGACCGCTACATCCAGACCGACGCGTCGATCAACCAGGGCAATTCGGGCGGCCCGATGTTCGATCTCCAGGGCAATGTGATCGGCATCAACACCGCGATCTTCTCGCCGACCGGCGGCAATGTCGGCATCGGTTTCGCGATCCCGGCCGAAGAGGCGAAGCCGATCATCGATCAGCTGCGCACCGGCGAGCGGATCAAGCGCGGCTATCTGGGCGTCGGTATCCAGCCGATGACGCAGGACATCGCCAGCAGCCTGGGCCTGCCCAAGGACCGCGGCGAGATCGTCGCGCGGGTCGAGCCGGGCGAGGCCGCGGCGCGGGCCGGCATCCGCCAGGGCGACGTGATCGTGAAGGTCAACGGCCAGGACGTCACCCCCGATAACACGCTGTCCTACATCGTCGGCAAGACGGCGGTGGGATCGCGCCTGCCGATTGAGCTGATCCGCGAGGGCCAGCGCAAGACGGTGACGGTGACGCTGGGCGAGCGCCCCCCCGAGGACCAGCTGGCCAACAGCGGCGACGGGGACGAGGATCAGGATGACGGCGCGGGCAGCGCCCCGATCGCGCCCGACCAGGCGACACGCAACGCCATCGGCCTGGGCTTCCAGACGCTGACCCCGGACCTTGCCCGTCGCCTCGGCGTCGCGGCGACCCTGCGGGGCGTGGTGGTAAGCTATGTCGATCCGTCGAGCGATGCGGCCGCCAATGGCTTCCAGCCGCGCGACATCATCCTGCAGATCAATAATGTGCCGGTGGCCACGGTACAGGCCGCCGCCGCCCAGATCGCGGCGGCCCAGAAAGCCAAGCGGCCGACGGCGCTGCTGTTCGTGCAGCGCGGTAACAATCCGCCGCGCTATGTCGGTGTGCAGCTGAAGAACTGA
- a CDS encoding CTP synthase has product MARFIFITGGVVSSLGKGLMAASLAALLQARGYRVRIRKFDPYLNVDPGTMSPYQHGEVYVTDDGAETDLDLGHYERFTGVPGRQSDNITSGRIYQTIIQKERRGDYLGATVQVIPHVTDAIKEFARADVDDLDFVLCEIGGTVGDIESLPFMEAIRQLRNDLGRGNSIFVHLTLVPYIAAAGELKTKPTQHSVRDLTSLGIQPDVLVCRCERPLPDNERAKIALFCNVPKEHVIPALDASSIYAVPLQYHEEGLDEAVLSAFGIEPKEEPELSRWTEIMDRLENPEGEVTIGVVGKYVGLLDAYKSLHEALVHGGIANRVKVHIRWIDAELFEQDEAEIAAQLEPMNAILVPGGFGERGSEGKIAAVKFARERKVPYFGICLGMQMACIEGARNTAGIAAASTTEFGPTDEPVVGLITEWMTESGLQKREAGGDLGGTMRLGAYDAVLSGNSHAATIYGGIAISERHRHRYEVNAGYKDALEKGGLVFSGMSPDGELPEVVERPDHPWFVGVQFHPELKSKPFDPHPLFASFIEAAVNQSRLV; this is encoded by the coding sequence ATGGCGCGGTTCATTTTCATCACCGGCGGCGTGGTCTCCTCGCTTGGCAAGGGTCTCATGGCGGCAAGCCTTGCCGCCCTCCTCCAGGCGCGCGGCTACAGGGTCCGTATCCGTAAATTCGATCCCTATCTGAACGTCGATCCGGGCACGATGTCGCCCTATCAGCATGGCGAGGTCTACGTCACCGACGACGGGGCGGAGACCGACCTCGATCTCGGCCATTATGAGCGCTTCACCGGTGTTCCCGGCCGTCAGTCGGACAACATCACCTCGGGCCGGATCTACCAGACGATCATCCAGAAGGAGCGGCGCGGGGACTATCTGGGCGCCACCGTCCAGGTCATCCCGCACGTCACCGATGCGATCAAGGAATTCGCCCGGGCCGACGTCGACGACCTCGATTTCGTGCTGTGCGAGATTGGCGGCACCGTCGGCGATATCGAATCGCTGCCCTTCATGGAGGCGATCCGCCAGCTGCGGAATGATCTCGGCCGCGGCAATTCGATCTTCGTCCATCTGACGCTGGTGCCCTATATCGCGGCGGCCGGCGAGCTGAAGACCAAGCCGACCCAGCACAGCGTGCGCGACCTGACCTCGCTCGGCATCCAGCCCGACGTGCTGGTCTGCCGCTGCGAGCGGCCGCTGCCCGACAATGAGCGCGCGAAGATCGCGCTGTTCTGCAACGTGCCCAAGGAGCATGTCATCCCCGCACTGGATGCCAGCAGCATCTATGCGGTGCCGCTGCAATATCATGAGGAAGGACTGGACGAGGCCGTCCTCTCCGCCTTCGGGATCGAGCCCAAGGAAGAGCCTGAGCTCAGCCGCTGGACCGAGATCATGGACCGGCTGGAGAATCCCGAGGGCGAGGTGACGATCGGCGTCGTCGGCAAATATGTCGGCCTGCTCGACGCCTATAAGTCGCTGCACGAGGCGCTGGTCCATGGCGGCATCGCCAACCGGGTGAAGGTCCACATTCGCTGGATCGACGCGGAACTGTTCGAGCAGGACGAGGCCGAGATCGCCGCCCAGCTGGAGCCGATGAATGCGATCCTCGTCCCCGGCGGCTTCGGCGAGCGCGGATCGGAGGGCAAGATCGCCGCGGTGAAGTTCGCGCGCGAGCGCAAGGTGCCCTATTTCGGCATCTGCCTGGGCATGCAGATGGCGTGCATCGAGGGCGCCCGCAACACCGCCGGCATCGCCGCCGCCTCGACCACCGAATTCGGCCCGACCGACGAGCCGGTGGTCGGCCTGATCACCGAATGGATGACCGAATCGGGCCTGCAGAAGCGCGAGGCGGGCGGCGATCTGGGCGGCACGATGCGGCTCGGTGCCTATGATGCGGTGCTCTCCGGCAACAGCCATGCCGCCACCATCTATGGCGGCATCGCCATCTCCGAGCGGCATCGCCACCGTTATGAGGTCAATGCCGGCTACAAGGACGCGCTGGAAAAGGGCGGTCTGGTCTTCTCCGGAATGTCGCCCGACGGCGAACTTCCCGAGGTGGTCGAACGGCCCGACCATCCCTGGTTCGTCGGCGTCCAGTTCCACCCGGAGCTGAAGAGCAAGCCGTTCGATCCGCACCCGCTGTTCGCGAGCTTCATCGAGGCGGCGGTGAACCAGAGCCGGCTGGTCTGA
- the tpiA gene encoding triose-phosphate isomerase: MALRKLVAGNWKMNGSLEALAELDAIAAAAREQAGVDVAVCPPFTLIAPAAQRQPGLAIGAQDCHGNAKGAHTGCVSAAMLAEAGAKLAIVGHSERRADQHETDAEVQAKAVAAIGAGLTAIVCVGETEAERDAGRAVAVVEGQLDGSIPRDGKAATLVVAYEPVWAIGTGRTPSTADVAEMHAAIRTKLGALLGGEGPGVRILYGGSVKPDNARELLAVADVDGALVGGASLTAAQFVPIIEGAVAASA; the protein is encoded by the coding sequence ATGGCATTGCGCAAGCTGGTCGCCGGAAACTGGAAGATGAACGGATCGCTGGAGGCGCTGGCCGAACTCGATGCGATCGCGGCAGCGGCGCGGGAGCAGGCCGGGGTCGACGTCGCGGTCTGCCCGCCGTTCACGCTCATCGCCCCCGCCGCGCAGCGCCAGCCGGGCCTCGCCATCGGCGCGCAGGATTGCCACGGCAACGCGAAGGGCGCGCACACCGGCTGCGTCAGCGCCGCGATGCTGGCGGAGGCGGGCGCGAAGCTCGCCATCGTCGGCCATAGCGAGCGCCGCGCCGACCAGCACGAGACCGATGCCGAGGTGCAGGCCAAGGCCGTCGCCGCGATCGGCGCCGGGCTGACCGCGATCGTCTGCGTCGGCGAGACCGAGGCCGAGCGCGACGCGGGCCGCGCGGTCGCGGTGGTGGAAGGCCAGCTCGACGGCTCGATCCCGCGCGACGGCAAGGCCGCGACCCTGGTGGTCGCCTATGAGCCGGTCTGGGCGATCGGCACCGGCCGCACGCCGTCGACCGCCGACGTCGCGGAGATGCATGCCGCGATTCGCACGAAGCTGGGCGCGCTGCTGGGTGGCGAGGGCCCGGGCGTGCGCATCCTGTATGGCGGCTCGGTGAAGCCCGACAATGCGCGGGAACTGCTGGCCGTCGCCGATGTCGACGGCGCGCTGGTCGGCGGCGCGAGCCTGACCGCGGCGCAGTTCGTGCCGATCATCGAAGGCGCGGTGGCGGCATCGGCCTGA
- the secG gene encoding preprotein translocase subunit SecG, with the protein MFTFLLVVHIIVAAALVAVILMQRSEGGGLASGGNPSGLISARGAADFLTRVTSILATVFVLLSIILAALASVERAPTKIDTSLVGKTASGSAEPAGPPPAADPLAAAAAQGGSAPANGATPQ; encoded by the coding sequence ATGTTCACCTTCCTGCTCGTTGTCCACATCATCGTCGCGGCGGCCCTGGTCGCCGTCATCCTGATGCAGCGGTCGGAAGGTGGCGGACTCGCTTCGGGGGGCAACCCCTCGGGCCTGATCAGCGCGCGCGGCGCCGCCGATTTCCTCACGCGGGTCACGTCGATCCTTGCGACGGTCTTCGTGCTGCTCTCGATCATCCTCGCGGCGCTGGCCTCGGTGGAGCGAGCGCCGACCAAGATCGACACCTCGCTGGTCGGCAAGACCGCGAGCGGCAGCGCGGAGCCGGCAGGCCCGCCGCCGGCGGCCGATCCTCTCGCCGCCGCCGCCGCGCAGGGCGGCAGCGCGCCAGCCAACGGCGCGACGCCGCAATAA
- a CDS encoding anthranilate synthase component I family protein — protein sequence MTDVQDQAAREALARGEPALVWRSQVADTETPVAAALKLIRPGRGDFLLESVEGGAVRGRYSLLGLAPDLMFRARGRDAEVNRRWATDPEAFEPLEDDALTAMRKLVVACRMPVPEGLPRALACLVGYFAYETIGLVEKLPRPPANPLDLPDMLFARPTLILVFDRLADQLYIVAPLWPDTAGAPDAKVAGAIERIEAHAAMLAGPLPPRNRSDIDPATLQPVPQLAPGRYADMVLRAKDYIAAGDIFQVVLAQRFAMDFALPPIDLYRALRRINPSPFLFFLDLPGFALIGSSPEILVRARDGEVTIRPIAGTRPRGRTAAEDAANRDSLLADPKERAEHLMLLDLGRNDVGRVATAGTVEVTDSYTVEHYSHVMHIVSNVVGRLDPAKDGLDALFAGFPAGTVSGAPKVRACEIIAELEPETRGPYAGGVGYFSPDGSMDSCIVLRTAVVKDGVMHVQAGAGIVADSDPVYEQRECEAKSGALIAAAREALARAAEPDFGQ from the coding sequence ATGACCGACGTGCAGGACCAGGCCGCCCGCGAGGCGCTGGCGCGGGGCGAACCCGCGCTGGTCTGGCGCAGCCAGGTCGCCGATACCGAAACGCCGGTCGCGGCGGCCCTGAAGCTGATCCGGCCGGGCCGGGGCGATTTCCTGCTCGAATCGGTCGAGGGCGGCGCCGTGCGCGGGCGCTATTCGCTGCTCGGCCTGGCGCCCGACCTGATGTTCCGCGCGCGGGGCCGCGATGCCGAGGTCAACCGCCGCTGGGCCACCGATCCCGAGGCGTTCGAACCGCTCGAGGACGACGCGCTGACGGCGATGCGCAAGCTCGTCGTCGCCTGCCGCATGCCGGTGCCGGAAGGGCTGCCGCGCGCGCTCGCCTGCCTGGTCGGCTATTTCGCCTATGAGACGATCGGCCTGGTCGAGAAGCTCCCCCGGCCGCCTGCCAATCCGCTTGACCTGCCCGACATGCTGTTCGCGCGGCCCACGCTGATCCTGGTCTTCGATCGGCTGGCCGACCAGCTCTATATCGTCGCGCCGCTCTGGCCGGACACGGCCGGCGCGCCCGACGCCAAGGTCGCCGGTGCGATCGAGCGGATCGAGGCGCATGCCGCCATGCTGGCCGGCCCGCTGCCGCCGCGCAACCGCAGCGATATCGACCCCGCGACCCTGCAGCCGGTGCCACAGCTGGCCCCCGGCCGCTATGCCGATATGGTGCTCAGGGCGAAGGACTATATCGCCGCCGGGGACATCTTCCAGGTCGTGCTGGCTCAGCGTTTCGCGATGGATTTCGCACTGCCGCCGATCGATCTGTATCGCGCCCTGCGACGGATCAACCCGTCGCCCTTCCTCTTTTTCCTCGATCTGCCCGGCTTCGCGCTGATCGGTTCCTCGCCCGAGATACTGGTCCGCGCCCGCGACGGGGAAGTGACGATCCGTCCGATCGCGGGCACCCGCCCGCGCGGCAGGACCGCCGCCGAGGACGCGGCCAACCGCGACAGCCTGCTCGCCGATCCCAAGGAGCGCGCCGAGCATCTGATGCTGCTCGATCTGGGCCGCAACGATGTCGGCCGGGTGGCGACCGCAGGCACGGTCGAGGTCACAGACAGCTATACGGTCGAGCATTACAGCCATGTGATGCACATCGTTTCGAACGTGGTCGGCCGGCTCGACCCGGCGAAGGACGGTCTCGACGCATTGTTCGCCGGCTTCCCGGCGGGCACCGTCTCCGGCGCGCCCAAGGTCCGTGCCTGCGAGATCATCGCCGAGCTCGAACCCGAGACGCGCGGCCCCTATGCTGGCGGCGTCGGCTATTTCTCCCCCGACGGATCGATGGACAGCTGCATCGTCCTGCGCACCGCCGTGGTGAAGGACGGCGTGATGCACGTCCAGGCCGGTGCGGGCATCGTCGCGGACAGCGACCCCGTCTATGAACAGCGGGAATGCGAAGCCAAGTCCGGCGCGCTCATCGCGGCGGCGCGCGAAGCATTGGCGAGGGCGGCGGAACCTGATTTCGGACAATAG
- a CDS encoding efflux transporter outer membrane subunit, translating to MIRRAVLLLPVLALPACSLAPAYKRPTPAIPAALPDAGQTAEPAPASLSYRDVFRDQRLATLIDQALANNQDLKAALANVESARALVTVTRADLLPQLDANAGVTTGDSSNATRGNIGNGNAGGGGTGGRRTSYSANLGVSWEIDLFGRLRSLNDAAFNQYLGTDAARRGTKLSVVAGVANAWLTLAADRSLLAVARDTRTSAARSVELTRALLQGGVAPRTSLRQAETVLSQAEADEASLETAVAQDRNALELLVGAPVADELLPASIESLDGTLAEAPAGLDSSILLRRPDVVQAEYGLRAANARIGAARAAFFPRIGLTALAGFASSALSSLFDNGAFNWSVAPSATLPIFDGGANLGNLRYSRAQRDLALATYQNAIQSAFRDVADALARRATIDRQLAASTRLDAAARDSLFLANARFREGVDPYLNLLDAQRTAYGAARSLAQTRLLKAQNLVTLYQSLGGDELIDAR from the coding sequence ATGATCCGCCGCGCCGTCCTGCTGCTGCCGGTGCTGGCGCTGCCGGCCTGCAGCCTCGCGCCCGCCTACAAGCGCCCAACCCCCGCGATCCCGGCCGCGCTGCCCGACGCCGGCCAGACCGCCGAGCCGGCCCCCGCCTCGCTCAGTTATCGCGACGTCTTCCGGGATCAGCGCCTTGCCACGCTGATCGACCAGGCACTGGCCAACAACCAGGACCTCAAGGCGGCGCTCGCCAATGTCGAATCGGCGCGTGCGCTGGTGACGGTCACCCGTGCCGACCTGCTGCCCCAGCTCGACGCCAATGCCGGCGTTACGACGGGGGACTCCTCGAACGCGACGCGCGGCAATATCGGCAACGGGAATGCCGGCGGCGGAGGCACGGGCGGCCGGCGCACCAGCTACAGCGCCAATCTGGGCGTCAGCTGGGAGATCGACCTGTTCGGCCGGCTGCGCAGCCTGAACGACGCCGCCTTCAACCAGTATCTCGGCACCGATGCCGCCCGGCGGGGCACGAAGCTGAGCGTGGTCGCCGGCGTCGCCAATGCCTGGCTGACGCTCGCCGCCGACCGCAGCCTGCTGGCTGTCGCGCGCGATACGCGGACAAGCGCGGCCAGGAGTGTCGAACTGACCCGGGCCCTGCTTCAGGGCGGCGTCGCCCCGCGCACCAGCCTGCGCCAGGCGGAAACGGTGCTGTCGCAGGCCGAGGCCGATGAGGCCAGCCTCGAAACGGCGGTGGCCCAGGACCGCAACGCGCTGGAGCTGCTGGTCGGCGCGCCGGTGGCCGACGAATTGTTGCCGGCCTCGATCGAAAGCCTGGACGGCACGCTCGCCGAAGCGCCGGCCGGGCTCGATTCGTCGATCCTGCTGCGCCGGCCGGACGTGGTACAGGCCGAATATGGGCTGCGCGCCGCCAATGCGCGGATCGGCGCCGCGCGCGCGGCCTTCTTCCCGCGCATCGGCCTCACCGCGCTCGCCGGCTTTGCCAGCAGCGCGCTATCCAGCCTATTCGACAATGGCGCGTTCAACTGGAGCGTCGCGCCGTCCGCCACGCTGCCGATCTTCGATGGCGGCGCGAATCTCGGAAACCTGCGCTATTCCCGGGCGCAACGCGACCTTGCCCTCGCCACCTACCAGAATGCGATTCAGTCGGCCTTCCGCGACGTTGCCGACGCGCTCGCCCGCCGCGCGACGATCGATCGGCAGCTTGCCGCCAGCACCCGGCTCGACGCCGCCGCGCGCGATTCCCTGTTCCTGGCCAATGCCCGCTTCCGCGAGGGAGTCGATCCCTATCTCAACCTGCTCGACGCGCAGCGCACCGCCTATGGCGCCGCCCGCAGCCTCGCCCAGACCCGGCTGCTCAAGGCGCAGAACCTCGTCACCCTCTACCAGTCGCTCGGCGGCGACGAACTGATCGACGCGCGCTGA
- a CDS encoding EF-hand domain-containing protein, whose translation MKRLMFAASLMLVVAGAGTAQAALQLGERPITRAEVISVAKKQFAQMDTDRNGTVSPQEFERYREIQNAQPDQGRGLTRIGRGWFDKCDTNGDGRVSQAEAVARPLGLFDMADVNRDGVASLSEQNMAMLFIK comes from the coding sequence ATGAAGAGATTGATGTTCGCAGCTTCGCTTATGCTTGTCGTCGCCGGCGCCGGCACCGCCCAGGCCGCGCTCCAGCTCGGCGAGCGACCCATCACCCGGGCCGAGGTGATCAGCGTCGCCAAGAAGCAGTTCGCCCAGATGGACACCGATCGGAACGGCACGGTCAGTCCGCAGGAGTTCGAGCGCTATCGCGAAATCCAGAACGCCCAGCCCGACCAGGGCCGGGGCCTCACCCGCATCGGGCGCGGCTGGTTCGACAAATGCGACACCAATGGCGACGGCCGGGTGAGCCAGGCCGAGGCGGTGGCGCGTCCGCTGGGCCTGTTCGACATGGCCGACGTCAACCGCGACGGCGTGGCGAGCCTTTCCGAACAGAATATGGCGATGCTGTTCATCAAATAG
- a CDS encoding peptidylprolyl isomerase encodes MITFFRKALSSWIALGILALVMIAFIITGVESPSMMGGGSTSGGTIAKVGGERIGGAELARLIQNQIDGIRRQQPSFDQKTFLAQGGFEGVTEGLIGGRAVEVWGKEHGFAVGKRLIDAEIAGNPAFRGITGQFDENVMRNMLAQARISEKDMRANIAGDLLRNQILTPVAAIAIPPVKVARPYAALMLEERIGSVGIIPLAALADPRPPSEAEIAAAYKADIAAYTRPEARVLRYALFGAEQVAASAAPTEADIAAYYRENAATYAARETRSLTQLITPNEAQARAIAAAAKGGASLSAAATKAGLEAVSIANQSREDYAKAAGAAVAGQVFATAKGGLAGPIKGSFGWYVVRVDTVTGTPARSLEQARPEIVTLLSARKSQEALADLAGRIEDAIADGGSLAEIAANNKLTVVETPPILANGQPVSAPAGWTPPAELNALLKTGFESDPSDRPTVETVIQEQRFALLGIARVIPPTPLPLAQVKPLVMRDIIAKRAAQRAKAIGEKVTAAVNRGVPLAKAMAETGVRLPPPAPARAKQIEIARAQQGGAQIPPPVQALFALQKGKAKLIPSDRGDALFVTVLDNVIPGDLATNPQLLQQMRGDLQRVLTPELGEQFIRAAGAEVKIKRYPDAIAAVKRQIAGQ; translated from the coding sequence ATGATCACCTTCTTCCGTAAAGCGCTGTCGTCGTGGATCGCCCTCGGCATCCTCGCGCTGGTCATGATCGCCTTCATCATCACCGGGGTCGAAAGCCCCAGCATGATGGGTGGCGGCAGCACCAGCGGCGGCACGATCGCCAAGGTCGGCGGGGAAAGGATCGGCGGCGCCGAACTCGCCCGCCTCATCCAGAACCAGATCGACGGCATCCGCCGCCAGCAGCCCAGCTTCGATCAGAAGACATTCCTGGCCCAGGGCGGCTTCGAAGGCGTCACCGAAGGCCTGATCGGGGGCCGCGCGGTCGAGGTCTGGGGCAAGGAGCATGGCTTCGCGGTCGGCAAGCGGCTGATCGATGCGGAGATCGCCGGTAACCCGGCCTTCCGGGGCATCACCGGCCAGTTCGACGAGAATGTGATGCGCAACATGCTGGCGCAGGCGCGGATCAGCGAAAAGGATATGCGCGCGAACATCGCCGGCGATCTGCTGCGCAACCAGATCCTCACGCCCGTCGCGGCAATCGCCATCCCGCCGGTCAAGGTCGCCCGCCCCTATGCAGCGCTGATGCTGGAGGAGCGGATCGGATCGGTCGGGATCATCCCGCTCGCCGCGCTCGCCGATCCGCGCCCGCCGAGCGAGGCCGAGATCGCCGCGGCCTACAAGGCGGATATCGCGGCCTATACCCGGCCGGAAGCGCGGGTGCTGCGCTATGCCCTGTTCGGTGCCGAGCAGGTCGCCGCATCCGCCGCGCCGACCGAAGCCGACATCGCCGCCTATTATCGCGAGAACGCCGCAACCTATGCCGCGCGCGAGACCCGCAGCCTCACCCAGCTGATCACCCCCAACGAAGCGCAGGCGCGCGCGATCGCCGCGGCCGCCAAGGGCGGTGCATCGCTGTCCGCCGCCGCGACCAAGGCCGGCCTCGAGGCGGTGAGCATCGCCAATCAGAGCCGCGAAGATTATGCCAAGGCCGCCGGCGCCGCCGTGGCGGGCCAGGTGTTCGCCACGGCCAAGGGAGGGCTGGCCGGCCCGATCAAGGGATCGTTCGGCTGGTATGTGGTGAGGGTCGATACCGTCACCGGCACGCCGGCCCGTTCGCTGGAGCAGGCCCGGCCCGAGATCGTCACGCTGCTGTCGGCCCGGAAGTCGCAGGAGGCGCTGGCCGACCTTGCCGGCCGGATCGAGGATGCCATCGCCGATGGCGGCAGCCTGGCCGAGATCGCGGCCAACAACAAGCTGACTGTCGTGGAGACCCCGCCGATCCTGGCGAACGGCCAGCCGGTGTCGGCGCCCGCCGGCTGGACGCCTCCGGCTGAACTCAACGCCCTGCTGAAGACCGGCTTCGAGAGCGATCCTTCCGATCGGCCGACGGTCGAGACGGTCATTCAGGAGCAGCGTTTCGCGCTGCTCGGGATCGCCCGCGTCATCCCGCCGACGCCCCTGCCGCTGGCCCAGGTCAAGCCGCTGGTGATGCGTGACATCATCGCCAAGCGCGCCGCCCAGCGCGCCAAGGCGATCGGCGAAAAGGTGACTGCCGCCGTCAACCGGGGCGTCCCCCTGGCCAAGGCGATGGCGGAAACCGGCGTCAGGCTGCCCCCGCCCGCCCCCGCCCGCGCGAAGCAGATCGAAATCGCCCGCGCGCAGCAGGGCGGCGCGCAGATTCCGCCGCCGGTCCAGGCCCTGTTCGCATTGCAGAAGGGCAAGGCGAAACTGATTCCCAGCGATCGGGGCGACGCGCTGTTCGTCACGGTGCTGGACAATGTCATCCCGGGCGATCTGGCCACCAATCCCCAGCTTCTCCAGCAGATGCGGGGCGACCTGCAACGCGTGCTCACTCCCGAGCTTGGCGAGCAGTTCATCCGCGCCGCCGGTGCCGAGGTGAAGATCAAGCGCTACCCGGACGCGATCGCGGCGGTGAAGCGCCAGATCGCCGGCCAATAG